Proteins encoded within one genomic window of Calonectris borealis chromosome 1, bCalBor7.hap1.2, whole genome shotgun sequence:
- the CXADR gene encoding coxsackievirus and adenovirus receptor isoform X1, producing MEPPPPLVVASLVLLCSAGLTRSLSITSVDQSMFEKAQGEKVTLPCTFVLSEEDEGPLDIEWVLIPADNQKKEQIIIMYAVDRIYNHYYASMTGRMQFTNPDPRSGDGSLDILNLKSADTGTYQCKVKKAPGVQSQKIQLTVLVKPARTKCSIEGSQEIGKDVMLKCASQEGSPLLSYDWRRVSGTQELPATSMLNKNTGELLLKNASQDYSGTYSCVASNRVGTDECSVELNVTPPINTAGRIAGAVIGTLLGLSVLAFLVFCCCKKHREKKYEKEVHHDIREDVPPPKSRSSTARSYIGSNRSSLGSMSPSNMEGYTKTPYSQVPSEDFERTPGQNPTFAPSKVAAPNLSRMGAVPVMIPAQSKDGSIV from the exons gtCTAACAAGAAGCCTAAGCATAACTTCAGTTGACCAATCAATGTTTGAAAAAGCACAAGGAGAGAAAGTTACGCTGCCATGTACTTTTGTACTCTCAGAAGAAGATGAAGGTCCGCTAGATATTGAGTGGGTATTGATACCAGCAGATAATCAAAAGAAGGAACAAATA aTAATTATGTATGCAGTAGACAGGATTTATAATCATTATTATGCTTCTATGACTGGGCGGATGCAGTTTACTAATCCTGATCCCAGATCTGGTGATGGTTCGTTGGATATCCTGAATTTAAAGTCAGCAGACACTGGCACATACCAGTGCAAAGTGAAGAAGGCTCCTGGAGTTCAAAGCCAAAAAATACAGTTGACTGTACTTG TAAAGCCAGCAAGAACTAAGTGTTCCATTGAAGGATCACAGGAGATTGGAAAAGACGTTATGTTGAAATGTGCGTCACAAGAAGGATCCCCGCTTTTGTCTTATGACTGGAGAAGAGTATCTGGCACACAGGAGCTTCCTGCCACTTCCATGCTGA ATAAAAATACAGGAGAACTTCTGTTGAAAAATGCCTCTCAAGACTATTCTGGTACATACAGTTGTGTTGCCTCAAACAGAGTCGGCACGGATGAATGTTCTGTTGAGCTGAATGTCACCCCTC CTATAAATACAGCTGGTAGAATTGCTGGAGCTGTTATAGGAACTCTACTGGGTCTTTCTGTACTGGCTTTTCTCGTCTTCTGTTGCTGTAAGAAACATAGAGAGAAGAAATATGAGAAAGAAGTACATCATGATATTAG aGAAGATGTTCCACCTCCAAAAAGTCGCAGTTCAACAGCCCGCAGCTATATAGGCAGCAATCGTTCTTCTCTGGGTTCAATGTCTCCCTCAAATATGGAAGGATATACCAAAACTCCGTATAGCCAAGTCCCAAGTGAAGACTTTGAACGTACTCCTGGTCAAAACCCAACCTTTGCACCTTCAAAGGTAGCTGCACCTAATTTAAGTAGAATGGGAGCTGTTCCTGTGATGATTCCAGCACAAAGCAAAGATGGGTCCATagtataa
- the CXADR gene encoding coxsackievirus and adenovirus receptor isoform X2 produces the protein MFEKAQGEKVTLPCTFVLSEEDEGPLDIEWVLIPADNQKKEQIIIMYAVDRIYNHYYASMTGRMQFTNPDPRSGDGSLDILNLKSADTGTYQCKVKKAPGVQSQKIQLTVLVKPARTKCSIEGSQEIGKDVMLKCASQEGSPLLSYDWRRVSGTQELPATSMLNKNTGELLLKNASQDYSGTYSCVASNRVGTDECSVELNVTPPINTAGRIAGAVIGTLLGLSVLAFLVFCCCKKHREKKYEKEVHHDIREDVPPPKSRSSTARSYIGSNRSSLGSMSPSNMEGYTKTPYSQVPSEDFERTPGQNPTFAPSKYDIAHKIGDITVV, from the exons ATGTTTGAAAAAGCACAAGGAGAGAAAGTTACGCTGCCATGTACTTTTGTACTCTCAGAAGAAGATGAAGGTCCGCTAGATATTGAGTGGGTATTGATACCAGCAGATAATCAAAAGAAGGAACAAATA aTAATTATGTATGCAGTAGACAGGATTTATAATCATTATTATGCTTCTATGACTGGGCGGATGCAGTTTACTAATCCTGATCCCAGATCTGGTGATGGTTCGTTGGATATCCTGAATTTAAAGTCAGCAGACACTGGCACATACCAGTGCAAAGTGAAGAAGGCTCCTGGAGTTCAAAGCCAAAAAATACAGTTGACTGTACTTG TAAAGCCAGCAAGAACTAAGTGTTCCATTGAAGGATCACAGGAGATTGGAAAAGACGTTATGTTGAAATGTGCGTCACAAGAAGGATCCCCGCTTTTGTCTTATGACTGGAGAAGAGTATCTGGCACACAGGAGCTTCCTGCCACTTCCATGCTGA ATAAAAATACAGGAGAACTTCTGTTGAAAAATGCCTCTCAAGACTATTCTGGTACATACAGTTGTGTTGCCTCAAACAGAGTCGGCACGGATGAATGTTCTGTTGAGCTGAATGTCACCCCTC CTATAAATACAGCTGGTAGAATTGCTGGAGCTGTTATAGGAACTCTACTGGGTCTTTCTGTACTGGCTTTTCTCGTCTTCTGTTGCTGTAAGAAACATAGAGAGAAGAAATATGAGAAAGAAGTACATCATGATATTAG aGAAGATGTTCCACCTCCAAAAAGTCGCAGTTCAACAGCCCGCAGCTATATAGGCAGCAATCGTTCTTCTCTGGGTTCAATGTCTCCCTCAAATATGGAAGGATATACCAAAACTCCGTATAGCCAAGTCCCAAGTGAAGACTTTGAACGTACTCCTGGTCAAAACCCAACCTTTGCACCTTCAAAG tATGACATCGCACACAAGATTGGTGACATAACAGTGGTATAA